tataccctcaggtgttacagattattgcaatggaatgaaatgtatcacggaaaaactttgtatcattgtacttcaaatatctgtacaaaattaatcactcaaatgcgtgtactgtagcgctaaactgtgcgtcttgttgtaagataatctctgtggaagtatcgtagatatcgtcctccgaaagataagttctacacaagtcaatgtacttacctcatgataaacaaaagtgaaatgctttgcatatagatatcttagttattacgcttattgccgtgatgaaaaagtactgtgctgtaacatactgttgtgctacggaaaaggctgtctccttgtagctataccacaaaagttactactaaaatatgttttactttccagaagaattcagaaaaactgtgcagatataaaacagatacaccgcaaaagcaacattgtaaattgtcactcattagtagcgtcgtgataaaatcgtgtagctgtcacataaactaaccactgtgtcatctggtatctcacagaaagtactttaaatccagaatgtattttcaagtaaaccaaaatgttgcattaaaatctcattagcagtactggtaaatgttctaagtatgtaagcctgatagtcgttacgtaatcgtgcaactaacaagcaagaatgtacaattacaacactgtgtcgtctgttcactataataatacactcgtaattcctgttgaaataagttctcttggttcttgactggatatttaacttcaaatattgttgcatattaacagattctaagtctgataaagcatactagtaatgtaaagtgaaaagttatatggcaaagacaaagttaaaaagcagattatctttcaataaacggttttacatgtgaaatgtggtgaaaacctttcctcttcctagtacgcagagtttcaacttcaacgcaattatcatgtggtatacgttggattctgtaaggtccattgtaaactagaaagaatttgtgactcaagtgtttcttcttatgtgacaatgaatgagctttaatgagaactttctgaccaatatataatttctttgcatttgctttaccgtgtagttttttccttttgtctgctgcagattttatatttataatagccaaatcaattatgtctttgtgtcgaagtttacgtgtattcgtgaaatgtacaagctctctgattctgttcggtggttcttcattcttcagtacaagagtaggtggtaaagcagtggagtcatgaggcatttcattcagcacgttttgaaataagtgtaaatatctgtcacaatgctgatgctttctgtgacaataaagtctgcaaagcttattgatttctttcataatccgatcggaggggttacaatgtggtgagtacaatgaaataaaaacaggtttgattttatgattccgaagcatgtgtgaccaaacagtagatctgaattgcggtccgttatctgaaattactttactaaagtgtccaacttcacgtaaaatttttttaacaaaggcgttggatacagaccgtccagtggctttacgtaacggtgtgaaagaaataaattttgaagtaagttcaacagcgactagaacgtacgaaaatccattagatgttctgacaagcggtcccaagagatcaacagcagcaaattcttttaatttagaaggaatgataggaaacaacagagcacgatGGGAGATCGTAGAtgatttcgccttttgacaaagcttaCAAATAGaaaagactcttcgaattctcgtttccatattgttaaaataacaagtcgttcgaagaatatgataacatatctgaaatgaatGTCTTATTAACAAAAtcctcaggaatgcaaagtacccatagattgtcatcaacagtgcagcgtttgaacagtatgttgtttctaaccagataataatgccgaatctgtgtgtgtgccttttcatgccatttgcttttgatgtctttccaaatcggatctttatcttgttcatgagcaatgtcctttaaagatgtggtgatgaagttttcaaaggcgactttctgaatgtaaagaatactgaaatttttttcaagGTTGCCTTCTGtggtacttttctcaagcccagccggtgtgcgtgatagtgcgtccgcaacaatgttctccttgccggggatgtagactattgtgaactggaattcttgcagaaacaatgcccaacgttttaacctgtcatgatttaattttgaagacataagaaattgtaatgcacaacgatcactgtatacttttacgtgcttaccagaaagaaagaaacggaatttgttaaatgcccaaacgatagctaaagcttctaattcagtaacggaataatttttttcagattttgttagcactcggctagcaaaagcaatggttttctgaacggtagtgtcattttctatggcttcttgaaataaatgggcaccaagaccgactttagaagaatccgtgctcaaggcagaaatcttgtgacagatctggatgagctagtattggcgcgttaagtagcgattcatTCAAAGAATTggattccaactgtgcttgttcgtcccagttccaaatagtattttttccagtgagagaacaaagttttggtgtaacaagaatttgcatattcagaaaacgacggtaaaaatttacgagacctagaaaactgctgacttgtttttttgtggatggaactggaatggctctgattgcttctaacttttcaggatccagctgaatgccttcagaagaaataatatgtcccaaaaacctcacctttgacctaccgaatttagacttttccaagttaactgtaattccagattctgcaaaaatacgtaacaaactgttgaggatgcgattatgttgttcccatgaaccttctgctattagaatatcgtccacatataaggtgatgacGTTTTAAGATCTCAGGTAAtacggaatttagcccacgaatgaatgctgccgaagaaatgttcaaacaaaaaggaagtttccgaaactgataacaaacaccgaaacaaaggaaagctgtgtattttctacattctggatgaagttcgatctgataaaagctggatctgagatcaatggaagacaacacttttacaccattaaaattttgaagaagttcttccaacgtttgcggcctgtctgtttcaggaataatgatagtattgatttgtctcgaatctaagacaagcctgatcgatccatttttcttctcaacaacatgtaatggattgttgtatgagcttactgcacgttcaataatgccctcgtcaagcatagattgtatttctgttctaacatggtccctataatgcgctggaattacgtatggtctaacacaaaatttagtatgctcacgaacacgaaattggtattgaaatcccttgattgttcctgttttgtgagtaaaaactgtggaatgtgcttgtaaaatctcaaaaaggtcctgcctatcactgtcattacaattgtcaattgtttgaattttattctgaattaactcattagtttcaaatatgccgtcgatatcatctctgtcagtacttgcagagtgattgttagtgtctagttccgtagaaaattccgaactgttgtctaacagaaggtaaagcggattaatttcctcgtcatggtttgagagccaatcttcaaatttcaaagctattgacttgccttctttctctaaacttatttcagcatcgtgaaagtttaagattgctttgtattcactcgaaaagtctactcccagtataatttccgtcgacaataatggaacaataagaaagttcatagagaagctgtggctttgacaaaagttGGTTTGTTAGCGTACATCTACacattttccaaagattgcaccttgtaatttaatcttacgtaacggaagtgtgtggcaatcgttcgatttgttgcatttgctaaaggctgtttcactagttactgaaatgggactgccagagtcaagtactgccgtaaattttacgtcatttactgtaatgtgaatcacaggttatgaaatgttgttatgttttacgttgtgttcctggagtaagatgtccctaatgtcttccatttttacgtaattactagctacggcagctgcgtcgtcagtttcataagtacgttttgtggctgccagcggtatgagtcattgcctattgtgtctttgttggcgcgcgtcgttattgggatttggagacctaacttctacaaattcaccttgtcgagagtgccctgctctgtttgaatcccgccagttctgatgcaattcaggtctgtcgttacgatcatatcgtctgtcgtcatgtcggtagattccatagtttctttcttgtcggtcacgtggtggagaatttctccctgaatcgtaactgcgcgctggaccgttgcatctaaagttattctgtctcccttgataataattattttggttcccatattgtctgtttctctgattgtctttgtgatagtcattactgcggagaggtgatctttccctgtaattattactactgtgccaacggttgtcatacgggtggtgtctgttttggtcacgatttacgttgtaagaatagccttgtcgtgtattatttctgtcatcgcggaattgtgacagatgtgacctgtaattgttgtgttcctgttttcgcgttccgcgattgtcagtgtcaatttctgattcttgtaagagtccctgaaaagcttcaatgtcgtctttgcaacatcctgccaaaataatatgtcgtaactgttcaggcaatttgattaagcaaatgcggatgagttctgaggggctgtatgggtttgacaggtactgattatcgtgcaacatgtcttcaaaatatttcacaagactcgaaaattcggattgttcgaaatgtttcatcattatgatgctatgttttactcggtcttgtgtagcttgagaccaatatgctgagaggaaggcatgataaaattctccttcactgtgacaatcgtgaatgaccgatcgcattctttcagctggtagccacacataaattctaatctgtgctctaatgaccagttgggagaaaaacaatgagagaattgatggagccacgcttgtggatgaatgtcgttgccagaattcttaaatgttttgaatttacgtgtagtaatgaacagcttatagtcaaaatcatcctgtcggcgagtagcatatcggtcattgttacgtcgtgtcggcggttccatctcaaaattcggtgcaccttgtcaatttctttcataatttccgaaagccctgtgttattattttgtggcttttccgtatttctaagtccctcttccagtgttggagcgcgagtgtcctctgaaatacgtaatttttgtattacttgtgcctaccgatcttgtacttcccggatttctcttttgtattgcgtattaatttgattctgattttgtttgaatttcttaatttgttcatactcttctgtgtcagtgatggctacaggtcttgtgtcattcagatcatcatctacctttgcagataagttagtgaactgatccgaaagttcggctactttctccgatagtgtacttatttcctcagtgtgtttttctgaaccaagtttcagagtgtccatttgtgttgaaatcgtatctaatgtgtcctttaagttttcctgagtttttgcaagttgcgtaaccgaatcggtagatgcaactgagtcaattttagcttgcaaggtgtcgtgattttcatgaacaatagtttgcagttcctttatagctgcttcgtgattccgtaatgcattttcatgacgcgaaagaataggttggaaatgctcacgaatttgtgtttttacgtcattacagactttttgacatttcgattcaatgttatgtaactcagtagttaaatcttcacgtgtttgttcaagtgaggtgtctaacttccgaagattttgttccattgtgtctaactgttgctgtgtttgtctctggtgttgttccattgtgtcaaacttttgaagattttgtcccatttgtttctgattttgttcaagggttgtgtctaacttttgtagcctttgtcccatttgttgtattagctgtaataacagtgcactggtgtctgaaacatgttcctcagtgctattcggcagtgcatttgaaccggcaatattcgcattttgaaaaacagaaaatgtgtcttgatttatttgagaaaacggtgaggacgcaaaacctgaatctacagtatttgcaagattgtgtcctgtcatttcggaatcctgagtcgaactgttgccaaccgatcgatcgataatgcttccctgttcagtaattgtttcactgtcttcaccattgtttgccgcccgctccatttccctatgcacaattaccaaattactatgttgaacattagttaattcattacaccgtggcgctaacacactactttcgtcttcactgtcatttctcagtttactttggagcctagttttacgtttttcacacgccataattgtcacaatattttacacgataacacagaaaagcacaatttgaagagcaaaaataagaaaacacattaacatagcagtaaaaataatatctagttaattgcaagcgcagctgcgaaatacttggtgcaaatctacatgcatgccacaactgttttaatgtacaacaacgAAAGACtgaaactacaaaggagattctctctacaattacgcgctagcaataaacaaaatctacactaattacacaaactacaagaaaaaatcagaagattccagtgaggtatcctcagctaagggtcgacatatgaaacgtcccctttgaacaattatacaagactgtgcttaaactgacacacaatatttttggtgcaacgcaatctgactgtcaataatcgctacaaaagaatggcccttatagcgtccccagtgctatattatgaaaagacttaaaaaaaacagtatttataaagaagagacatttaaaaattgaataatatatttttatcatgtagccgtaaaataataatttctctgtccaagtttcaaatgcaaagaagtaatttatgacaaaatgatctaaagaggtgacaagatacgctcttttgttaattttttattcgtcttcacttcctctcttgtcttATTGTGTGTAGACgtacatctttcgagtgctggcatatgtaagcatatttgtatgagttaagcatataatatactgatttaacattattgtgcacttttaatttgttagaggtgatcccaatttcatgtccgccttccttgaattaacccgcattcaagtaatttacagttcaacaatcgcagctgcTGAtccagccaacgacgccattacgtggcgatattaactaatgaaaaattagcagaagcggaaaactcgcccgctattaacataatattaatttttctctacAGCcccccgacgttgcagaaaatacgtagctttaagattcttattttcagtaccatagccgacagccagagccaggactccgactacataGCAAtaattaacggaggtaagaaaaaatactctcgcgcgtgtgtgggccgcaattgtaattaataactaaagatcttttgctttaaagtgagctgactagccgaggaaattaatatgaaaagtttattacattgttcagcttatatgctcatgtttcaaGATTCAGCGAgtgtaacattcattaacgtaacaaataatttgagattaatattgttaaaaaggagaacttcaggaaagcaattAACCGTAaaccaaaattaaatgaaatatcatttttattaaggcctacCACATAAGTCggaaacaatcaaaaaataataataacaataataatatattaaattacaatGGCCGatggacgcgagattggcgcccatCATGGGGCCCGATCAATATGATTCTATTGTACTGAATGTAAATATgcatgtgtctaattgttgtaaaatattaatgcttatatGAATTCCTTTAGATGTACAACaacaaaccacaccctgaggaggtCTGGAGAAGGAAaattgtagaaaagaaaaaggattgcgagaaagaaaaataagtaaggtaaggcctattgtgcaagcatcctgtgtagctctgtgcggaatatcgaacccatgtgcacatgagataccttcggtgttttgtgtatttatgtgtttatttttggaggggataattattcgttttgtttatttatatgtttatttttggaggggataattattcgtgtgtgtatcagtgttaaagattcgtcagtgacTTAAAGTGactttattatgggtaagataggacaagctaaagcatcagtaccagacgaacaaaattttgttaatatggaaagtgagggtcagttgcaaaacgtaaacgaatcccaaggcaccgcctcggataacataatttccggagcggggggcgaggatctgtggacggtgaatgatgctccacagcagaatgtgaatagagtaacaactccactgcctgggcaggggggccaatcgagtgctagattaagtggGGCACCAGTATGcacaccgattgcagacccatttgaaGACTTTAtgtgcaggttagaagaaagagatggggagagagatcagaaactggctcagatcctctatgagcaagagcaacaaagagaacagaaagaaagggaaaaagaaagaatgttagaacagagggaaaaagaaagagacgaaaaactggctcagatgctacgtgagcaagagcagcgcaatgaAACGAAACTAGACAGTATccgaagcgaacttgccgagatgcaggacgcgtgcaaagaaatacccgatcttgtgcaaagcttagccggcaaaatgcaaaaattacagatatcgcaggctaggcttgaagacaatgtccagactttaaccaaccgcgtggataatgtggagatagatgcatggaaaagtattgacgcatatttggaagtgcaagctcaaaaagtagaaagaaaattaaatgaatggctagaagtaaaggatcgcgagatatctgcaaagattgaaagtgacgtaaaaacagctgtagaacaagcgattGCGGCCGCGATTGTacatattgacgctagcgctgccgcactacgtgccgaattaacacagatcaaatcccgtgtgacagcggagtcgccaaattggcaacaggaggttgcgcggagactgtctgtgttggaaagcaatgtaaacagtggcggacagataatgaatccgactccacgtactgattactataataacgctgacggttgcagggtgcgagtgcgcaaccgcaacctaatgcgaattatgagcacgaacaccatgcgataccgtgcagcgcacatcacgaagtaatgaaggtcacagaatgtagcaatcagatgtgcaaaaaggaggacaatgtaataaaacacaggacattccaacccttcaatagcgaaaaacgaaatgtccaccctgtggtatttattaagagcttcaggaatgtgtttcccaggacatggacggaaagacaaagaatacagttcgtggtgtcctttattcaaggtgacacggcactgtgggccaccgacgtgtccgaaaaatgtctaacaatgcaacagtttgaaggtgcattcctgcaaaaattctggtccgatagcgtccaagaaagactacgaaaggagttgtacagtccagaaatgtacaatcctaagatgggaacgttacgcaaatatttcgaaaagtatataaacaaaaccaagtactgggacgagccaatgtccgatcgtgacataatcagattaataaaaatgaagttgcccagtgaaattaaaagatatttcatcaatgtgctggaatacgatatagaacaattcatggaaatagtggattctgttgacttattgatcgaagatatgaaaaccgaaaacaagtggaaccatgcaggctgtaatcaacaaatatctgattacaatagcagccacagtaacggtagtgaCTTAGTACCAAATGGCAatgggaataggcaagagcaccggcaacagaatcgaggcacaaacaatagcaatggttataacggcaatggttataatcgtcaaaatcgaaagagacataatgatggacgcatgagtaatggatataatggtaacgcaATCCGCAATAGCgaaacaaccgaaaccagtggcgtggttgtaatgaaccgacaccacagtggcaacaaaactcagcgccacaatggaacgccaacccaggtccatcacagaaaatgtcaggaagttacaaccgaccaccgcaaaaccagagccatacacaatatcaaaatacaccatcggggaggcagggcggccaacccaacagtagcaacaacaacaaccagaaccacaatgtgaggttagtggaagtgacagacaactgtgaacccactaatgctcatccgttaaactaaagacagccacaatacgctctccgttgtcggctgcaggatggtgtagtgagggcacattcacgaatgacagccataaactttgtatgctgagatacaatgagggtataaaaatggaaaaggaacttttttttattaaggcccaccacgtaagtcggcaacaatcaaaaaataataataacaataataatatattaaattacgacggccgacagaCGCgagaccctgactaacattaacctatacctttcagaaatcacttacctcacaaaaatcttcgttactcgaactactgcaatacagcgagcgccactactgccacctaaataaaagattcaaactacggaaggcactaactactgataggcatagttagcaaatgaaagattttcatagagaacaaacaatgtatttaccttaatagtcataatatatatagcagttcatgacatccagtcttacaaatttcaaaactccgccatctctctccccacatccaccactgctggtggctcacctccaactgtgcaacactatgcgctgttaacatccagctgcccaaaactacaatggcagacaacaatgcaaaccagccacagactgcacacagcacagccagtaattttcatacagagtgctacatggcgttaccaatgaagaaaacctaaacagcctacttacagaatgatTTCTAGTAAGTCTCTCTGTGCCCTCAAATCAATCTGATTttatcttgattgcctttttgtgaGATAAATGTaacaggaagcaatatattggttgactcttctaggaatgcacTCTCTTAGAACTTTAACAGTGCATCATACCATGGTGCAGAATACCTCTCTTGCAATGTCAGCTACTGCAGTTGGCTACGCATCTCGTGACACCAaaggaacctgtaacgaaacatgctgctctCCTTTTTACTTCCTCTATTTCCTACGAAATCTAATGCTAATGATTGCTTTTCTTGAACCTCCAAATACTTTTTTATTCACCTTCATGTTTCTGAAAGTTCTGGGACATTCTTATTAATTTATATTAGATTATATGTACTTTCCATTACAAtaaatccatagtgaggagatccacCAGagtgaagaatatgtcagaaaagcATGAATACaccataaatatttacaaagagaaacaaatatgctaatgtaccttccacatatCCTAAGTTAAATGGTCCTAATGGATGTGGAATAAGTAAAAAGacattaaatatattttcatgTAAAATGTAATAGCAAATGTGTTTCAAGACATTTCATTTAAACGTTCATTACACTGAGGTGTACACAATAATTCTTTGGCTACAACGGCCATGCATCATTAAATAGAAAATTCATTTTACAACACCTATTTATAAAGATCACATTGCTGCACTGAGTTTGTAGATAAGTCAGATTACACTAATACTCGCGTTATTTGATATTATCAGTGACAGGTAAATGTAAGTTGATTCTGTTCAAAAAATCAATGGAGTAAAAGGTGATAGTCGCCAATAAATCCTTCAGGCTCCTCTTAAATCGAATTTTACTGGCAGTTAAAATCCTTATGGCTGCTGGCATGTTACTGGAAAATGTATGTTCCTAAATAATTGACACCCTTCTGGACCAAATTATGtgactttaaatttttgtgaagGTTATTCCTCTTTGtattattgattccatgaactgagctgttgtttTGAGAAATAGAATTATTTCAATGAcagacttcattaaggaataaatataataagaaacagaagtcaataaGCCTAGTCCCCTAAACAGACCTCTGAaaaatgttcttgagttcacatcacaaataattcttattaccaGTTTTTGTACATAGAAAATCTTACTGATAGCACGGCTTGATGAGTTAGCGCAAAAaagaatcccatatgacattatggaatgaaagtaagtgcTGTATGCCAGCTTTTTGTATTTTTATATCACCTGTgtatcatatatacagggtgattataattaaagttaaactttcaacccTCTGTAGAAATAATGCCACtgatcagaatgatgtcaaattgcaatggaatattatcggagaaaggggaaaacgtatgccagaagaaaaatagttacacaatgcagcaatagatggcgctgtaagcatcataatacaATAGTGGTGGACTACAAAAGATAAATGAATTATACAACAATGCATAAGGCGTACATTTgaggttaaacaaactgtactacccaatgtgcatgggtgtacaggtgtgatactgttagttacgtaagcccatccaccacagcaaggtcatatcacattggatgggaaaaatcggtttttaattgtcctgagctaAAAACCAGATAAAAACCATCAAttacatcggtttttaattatccAGAGGCCAAAAAACTCATAAAAAACATGAAtcaaaaatcaaatcggattattaatttccgcgtgACTGGCGTAtagcatgttcaatatgctgtccgccattttctgcaaaaagttgaaatcgagaaacagcatggcacttcagcagctgcttaactggatttccaGTGTGCAGAGCTGCGccaccttgcataaaaatgatcccttccacacatccacgctgttgcagAGCTCGAAagacgtggttgcacaaaagacactcatagcacttaccagtgatggtactggcaacaggaccagaagcaccagtctcttcgaaaaaatatggccctatggtaAATGATGCGGTAAactcacaccacacagtgaccttttcaggatgaagtggtactggttgatttgcgtgtggattttccattgaccATACTCGACAGTGCTGTGTATTGGCATATCCTCTCCGATAGAAGTGTGATtcttctgtccacaaaatcttccacagccaatcattgtccacttccatgtgagcaagaaattctgaagcaaagatctctcttgctggctggtcaacaggaagcaactcgtgcaaatgggtaattttgaatggatagcaaaaaaTGATGTTTCGTCGGATTCTACACACCTTGCTCACAGGTATGTTCAGTGTTTAGGCAGTTCTCCATGCACTACATATTTTCACACAactactcgtctcctcctgcactgctgtggccactgcttccaataacatcgaatcaattcg
This sequence is a window from Schistocerca nitens isolate TAMUIC-IGC-003100 chromosome 3, iqSchNite1.1, whole genome shotgun sequence. Protein-coding genes within it:
- the LOC126249199 gene encoding N66 matrix protein-like, encoding MEIVDSVDLLIEDMKTENKWNHAGCNQQISDYNSSHSNGSDLVPNGNGNRQEHRQQNRGTNNSNGYNGNGYNRQNRKRHNDGRMSNGYNGNAIRNSETTETSGVVVMNRHHSGNKTQRHNGTPTQVHHRKCQEVTTDHRKTRAIHNIKIHHRGGSLLIIYNCPFKHSKSSEVERRPRICSGFISSTTKSLITLLGNTL